One window of Zalophus californianus isolate mZalCal1 chromosome 3, mZalCal1.pri.v2, whole genome shotgun sequence genomic DNA carries:
- the PRKAG3 gene encoding 5'-AMP-activated protein kinase subunit gamma-3, which produces MSFLEQGENTSWPSPAMTTGSERSHGKQGAKASRWTRQETVEEGELPGLGEDPQTRPPAEYTGLEATFPKATHLSQAAPLARVGSPPAEWDIIPPDDAASAVGSSTDDLELDIEFPATAAWGYELGLVEETPSVCPSPRALSPRPGWDDELQKPGAQVYMHFMQEHTCYDAMATSSKMVIFDTTLEIKKAFFALVANGIRAAPLWDSKKQSFVGMLTITDFILVLHRYYRSPLVQIYEIEEHKIETWREIYLQGSFKPLVSISPNSSLFEAVYALIKNRIHRLPVLDPVSGTVLHILTHKRLLKFLHIFGALLPQPSFLSRTIQDLGIGTFRDLAMVLDTAPILMALDIFVDRRVSALPVVNEAGQVVGLYSRFDVIHLAAQQTYNDLDISVAEALKQRTLCLEGVICCQPHESLGEVIDRIAREQVHRLVLVDESQHLLGIVSLSDILQALVLSPAGMDTLSA; this is translated from the exons ATGAGCTTCCTAGAACAAGGAGAGAACACTTCATGGCCATCACCGGCCATGACCACTGGCTCAGAGAGAAGCCATGGGAAACAGGGGGCCAAGGCCTCGAGATGGACAAGGCAGGAGactgtggaggaaggggagctgCCGGGTCTGGGGGAAG ATCCCCAGACCAGGCCACCTGCTGAGTACACCGGGCTGGAGGCCACATTCCCCAAGGCCACACACTTGTCCCAAGCTGCTCCCTTGGCCCGGGTGGGCTCCCCACCCGCAGAGTGGGACATCATCCCCCCTGACGATGCAGCCTCAGCGGTGGGCTCCAGCACAGATGATCTGGAGCTGGACATAGAGTTCCCAGCCACCGCAGCCTGGGGGTATGAGCTCGGCCTGGTGGAAGAGACACCTTCCGTGTGTCCCTCCCCGCGGGCGCTGTCACCCAGGCCGGGCTGGGACGATGAGCTGCAGAAGCCGGGGGCCCAGGTCTATATGCACTTCATGCAGGAGCACACCTGCTACGATGCCATGGCGACCAGCTCCAAGATGGTCATCTTTGACACCACGCTGGAG ATCAAGAAGGCCTTCTTTGCCCTCGTGGCCAACGGCATCCGGGCGGCACCTCTGTGGGACAGCAAGAAGCAGAGCTTTGTgg GGATGCTGACCATCACAGATTTCATCTTGGTGCTGCACCGCTATTACAGGTCCCCACTG GTCCAGATCTATGAGATTGAAGAACATAAGATTGAGACCTGGAGAG AGATCTACCTTCAAGGCTCCTTCAAGCCTCTGGTCTCCATCTCTCCCAACAGCAG CCTGTTTGAAGCTGTCTACGCCCTCATCAAGAATCGGATCCACCGTCTGCCCGTCCTGGACCCGGTCTCAGGCACcgtgctccacatcctcacacaCAAGAGGCTGCTCAAGTTCCTGCACATCTTT GGcgccctgctgccccagccctccttcctctcccGCACCATCCAAGATCTGGGCATCGGTACATTCCGGGACTTGGCCATGGTGCTGGACACAGCGCCCATCCTGATGGCACTGGACATCTTTGTGGACCGGCGCGTGTCTGCGCTGCCCGTGGTCAATGAAGCTG gaCAGGTCGTGGGCCTCTACTCCCGCTTTGATGTGATT cacctgGCTGCCCAGCAAACCTACAACGACCTAGACATCAGTGTGGCAGAAGCCCTGAAGCAGAGGACGCTGTGTCTGGAGGGAGTCATTTGCTGCCAGCCCCACGAGAGCTTGGGGGAAGTCATCGACCGGATTGCCCGGGAGCAG GTACACCGGCTGGTGCTAGTGGACGAGAGCCAGCATCTCCTGGGCATCGTGTCGCTCTCCGACATCCTGCAGGCGCTGGTGCTCAGCCCTGCGGGCATGGACACCCTCAGTGCCTGA